AGCCCTATTTAATACTTGATGTGCAAGTTTCTGCAATCTAAAAAGATGTGGTGGCCtgacacccataatcccaacattttgggaggccaaggtgggagggtcccttgagcccagcagtttgagaccaatgtagtgagactcgtctccaccaaaaaaaaaaaaaaaaattagccgggcatggtggcacacatctgtagtcccaactactcaggaggctgaggttggagaatcacttgagcctggggcattgaggctgcagtgaactgtgatgacaccactgcacttcagcctgggtgacagcaagattctgtctcaaaaaaaaaaaaaaaaaaaaaaaaagattaatttaacTACTCCCTACTTTTTATTCAATGTTAGACATCTACATTGGGATATTTATGTTATTACTTGGTATAAAATGTACATTAGTAGAAATTgagtttagtttttattattttgtgtgtggagaTGATTGATCAATGGCAAACTTATTTTACACTCCAGATAGCTAAAACAAACGTTGATATTTTGGTACGTAGCTCATTACATTTTAATTCAAGGTTTATAAAAAAGTAATCTCTAAAATCAGAATTCGAATGAATTTTGATGCAAGAGGCATGCCAAAGGAGTAGAGAAGTATAGAAACAGAATTTAGTAGGACACGTAAACTGATGGATTAAGTGACACCCATTTCTGTCAGTTTTCTTATTCATAAATATTGTTGCTCTGTCATtcagattttaataaaaaagtttaaagttattgacacatttaaaaatattctttagaaaagccaaaacatcattaaataaaataaattaacacttGTATAGGACCAGAATTTCTGTTATTAAGTTTTCCTTTCTTGGAAAGATAGAAAACCCAAGTTTTTTCAGCAGCACagatatattacattttcattcCTGAATATTTGATTTCAAGaactttgagagagaaaaaatatttttaccgcAAGTGGTAATGAAAAACTTCATTGACACTGATAAAATTATTAGATACATTTCAGAACTGTGTCTTTTGAGCATTTGAAAAGTGTAAATATAACAGGGTTGAAAGCATTTGTCTCTGAAAGCAGATATAATAAATTTGTTAATTACTTTATTTAGAATTATAATTAAGATTCTTTTTGCCCATGTaagatattataaaatgaaacttcTCCTTGTATAAAGGATTTTTCTGTAACagcacttttctcttttcttaaatacGGAAACCACCACTCTCAGCCTGTGCAGTAGCAATAATTAAGGCATTCTATAGGTAATAATTTTGCCTGATGAGCCAAATTTAGTATTGAGCCTCATCAAAACAAATGTGGCCAAATTGAGGCCTGAGAATAGTTTCCATTTATGAATCACTCACTCTCCTTAAGGTACTATTGCAAGCActtaatatattataattcaCACAACCACCATATTAGTATTAGGCCAAAGTTATAAAACTGGAACGTGGAGCAGGAAGAGGTTAAATGATTTTCCCAAGTCATGTGGCTAGCGAGTAGGATAACAGGAATCTAAATGAGAAATGTCTGATGTTGAAGCTAATGATCTGTAAATTCTAGTGATGACTAGATCTTCGGAGTTATAAACACCTCACAGATAGTTGATGCTTGACATTAGTGTCTAAACAAACTTTATTaaactcaaaataatgagaaagagaaTAAGTTAAGTGTCAGAACTTAAAGGGAACTAAACTTGTCATTTAATAAACTATTAGTATACTCAGTAGCATGCAAATACTAAGGGCATTTTGAAATTCAGGTATTTATAATCATGTGGTTAGGGAAGAAATCACTACTCTGAGATTctacatttaagaaaacattgcaCGTGGgatcaatatttattattattaactataaagaGACGTAATGTGAGGCTTTGAAAGTTCATagacataaaaatacattaaaaaaaaagaattaacatacGAATGAAAGAAAAGTTGTGAACTCATGGACTTGTACTTACACCTAAAGCCACCGGATGTCGCTGTGGTCCACAAAATAGCTTTTTAGAACAGAGGCATCTGCCAGTTTCTCAAGGACTAGGAAGTAGCTTCATTCTGAGATCTCAGCCATTTTGATAAAAAATAGATGTAAGAAATAGGACAGAAAATGTCAGATCGTATGTGCATTCTAGACCGCTGATTCGTCGATTTGTAAAACAAGAGAAGCGTAAGATGGTTTCCAGATGTAGCTGCCTGGGGGTCCAGTGTGCGCTGCTCTCGCTTCTTCTCCTCACAGCCTGGGAAGTGGGGAGCGGCCAGCTCCACTACTCCGTCTACGAGGAGGCCAAACACGGCTCCTTCGTGGGCCGTATCACGCAGGACCTGGGGCTGGAGCTGGCGGAGCTGGTGCCGCGCCTGTTCCGGGTGGCGTCCAAAACACACGGGGACCTTCTGGAGGTAAATCTGCAGAATGGCATTTTGTTTGTGAATTCTCGGATAGACCGCGAGGAGCTGTGCGGGAGGAGCGCGGAGTGCAGCATCCACCTGGAGGTGATCGTGGACAGGCCGCTGCAGGTTTTCCATGTGGACGTGGAAGTGAAGGACATTAACGACAACCCGCCCAGGTTCTCCGTAACAGAACAAAAGCTCTCAATACCTGAATCCAGACTGCTTGACTCTCGATTTCCACTAGAAGGCGCATCTGATGCGGATGTTGGAGAGAACGCATTGCTTACTTACGAACTCAGTCCAAATGAGTATTTTGTTCTTGATActataaacaaaaaagacaaggacAAATTCCCAGTGCTTGTTCTGCGGAAGCTGCTGGATCGTGAAGAAAATCCTCAGCTAAAGTTGTTATTGACAGCAACTGATGGAGGCAAACCTGAATTTACCGcatctgtttctttgctgatCCTGGTGTTAGATGCCAATGATAACGCTCCTATCTTTGACAGACCGGTTTATGAAGTTAAGATGTATGAAAATCAAGTGAACCAAACATTAGTTATATGGCTCAACGCTTCTGATTCGGATGAAGGAATAAACAAGGAAATGATGTATTCATTTAGCCCTTTGGTCCCACCCATGATAAGAAGGAAGTTTTGGATAAACGAAAGGACgggagaaataaaagtaaatgatgCTATTGACTTTGAGGACAGTAACACTTATGAAATTCATGTAGATGTTACAGATAAGGGAAACCCACCTATGGTTGGTCACTGCACAGTCCTAGTGGAACTACTGGATGAAAATGATAATTCACCTGAGGTGATTGtcacttctctgtctctcccagtgAAAGAAGATGCTCAAGTGGGCGCCGTCATTGCCCTGATCAGCGTTTCTGACCACGATTCAGGAGCCAACGGACAGGTCACCTGCTCTCTGACGCCCCACGTCCCCTTCAAGCTGGTGTCCACCTACAAGAATTACTACTCGTTGGTGCTGGACAGCGCCCTGGACCGCGAGAGAGTGTCGGCCTATGAGCTGGTGGTGACCGCGCGGGACGGAGGCTCGCCTTCGCTGTGGGCCACGGCCAGCTTGTCCGTGGAGGTGGCCGACGTGAACGACAACGCGCCGGCGTTTGCGCAGTCCGAGTACACGGTGTTCGTGAAGGAGAACAACCCGCCGGGCTGCCATATCTTCACGGTGTCTGCGCGGGACGCGGACGCGCAGGAGAACGCGCTGGTGTCCTACTCGCTGGTGGAGCGGCGGGTGGGCGAGCGCGCGCTGTCGAGCTACGTATCCGTGCACTCGGAGAGCGGCAAAGTGTACGCGCTGCAACCGCTGGACCACGAGGAGCTGGAGCTGCTGCAGTTCCAGGTGAGCGCGCGTGACGCTGGCGTGCCGTCTCTGGGCAGCAACGTGACGCTGCAGGTGTTCGTGCTGGACGAGAACGACAACGCTCCCGCGCTGCTGGCGTCTCCCGCTGGCAGCGCGGGAGGTTCAGTCAGTGAGCTGGTGCTAAGGTCGGTGGGTGCAGGCCACGTAGTGGCGAAAGTGCGCGCAGTGGACGCTGACTCGGGATACAACGCGTGGCTGTCTTATGAATTGCAGTTGGCGGCGGTTGGCACACGCATCCCGTTCCGCGTGGGGCTGTACACGGGCGAGATCAGTACGACGCGCACTCTAGATGAGGATGACTTGCCACACCAGCGCCTATTGGTGCTGGTAAAGGACCACGGCGAACCGGCGCTGACGGCCACGGCCACTGTGCTTGTGTCGCTTGTGGAGGGTAGCCAGGCACCCAAGGCCTCGTCGCGGGCTTCAGTGGGCGTAGCGCCCGAGGTGGCTCTGGTGGACGTCAACGTGTACCTGATCATTGCCATCTGCGCGGTGTCCAGCTTGCTGGTGCTCACGCTGCTGCTGTACACTGCACTGCGGTGCTCGGCGGAGCCCACCGAGAGCGCACGTGGGCAGGTGAAACCCACACTGATGTGCTCTAGCGCGATGGGGAGCTGGCCTTACTCCCAGCAGAGGCGGCAGAGGGTGTGTTCTGGGGAgggcccgcccccgcccccgcccccgcccaaGACTGACCTCATGGCCTTCAGCCCCAGCCTTCCACCGTGCCCAGTGGTAGATGTGGACGGGGAAGATCAGTCTATTGGAGGAGACCACTCTAGGAAGGTGGGTTATTacgttttcattttctttttgtgcttTATGAATAATTCTTTCTCTTACCGcattttctcaaatatatatcagaatatttcatttttgtttacattCCATTTATGCTGGAATATTTCTAGTGATacctttgtaatataatttattccaggagtttttgaatatttttatcctACCCAGTGGGTCAGCCGTTGTTTggtacttaaatttttaaaaataataatttattctgaATACACTAATATTTTCCAATACAGATATGTGATATAGGTTGCAGTTCTGATGATTCACTTTCATAATCACTTTTTATTACAAGTATTTGTAAGGTTAGTACTTCATGTTATTTCATTTCcaatctaaatttttatttgattgtatTTGCATTAACAAAAAATTTCACTGATCTGTATCTCTTAAGTGAAAATGTGTTTTCCCCCATGCGTAGAATATGTGTAGTGTACCATAGCTTATACTGCCACAGCAGATTTCTATGTTCAGTGATTACAGCTTTTCCTTAATAGTGCAGTAAGTAGGTGGGCAGTTCATTGgtaaaaatgtctttatcttAGCAATTAAGTTAAatgctttgaattttaaaaatgttttccatctttattttagTTGTAGTGTTACCTGTGTCAGTGTGTATTATTCATTTAGCAGAAGAAAATGTATGTTTCagttatttacataattttattcagTAGTTCTTCATTATCTGCTCCTTTATCAGTATTAGGCATTGCTTATGATATTCACGTATTAGCTCTTTCACTTTGAGGAAGGAGCCATGCTTATgcttaaaaatgaagagaatttgaacacttttaattttgagattgAAAATACTTTAGTACAGATGAATATTAAAAGTTTGAGGAGAAAATTAAATTAGTGTTTTCTACTGATCTGATATATTGCAGTTTAATAGCTTCTCTAGTCATCTTAAACAGGGTAGGGTTGGATGATACATACTCAGAAATGAAAGCTAATTTAGTTGCATAGTGACAAAACTACACTATCAATTGTGTTTTCCTGAAATTGGTTGTTACCTGATAcccatgatttcattttttaaaaaaatttattaattctaGTGTTACCGAACACCAATGCTATGAATTTATCATCTTGCCTATGGCTCttagcaattatttttttctttccctttctctttgagTATGGAGATTGAATTTGTTACTCAGTATGTACTTCACAAATAgcttcaaataaaagttaaaattattgttCAAGTTTAGGaacaccaaaaaaaccaaaacaaaacaaaacaaaaactgtggcAAGAATTTAAGCATGGCATTCTTTCAGTGTTAATACTCTCCATGCCCCGTCTCCAGCTGTTAGAAATTATAGCTGCTAAGTTAATGCAGAGTTTAGACGTGTATTTGTTATTATATCAAATAGGTTTATAAACTATATACTTCCCCCtctgatatttgaaaaaaaaatcctcccgaATGTCTTATAATATAAAAAACTTAGTAAAAACTCATATCAATTGTAAAAGTCTCAGGTATACAGGTGCATTAATCTCTCCATCAATActcatttaaggccaggcatggtggctcacacctgtaatcacagcattttgggaggcaaggtgggaggattgcttgaggccaggagttcaagaccaacctgggcaacgtagggataccttgtactgtgtgtgtgtatacatatatatatatatgatgggctctccttacatatatatatgtacttatgtgtatataagccaggcatggtggtatatgcctttAGTCCCTACTGTAGTGCTACTTGggtgggtgaggagggaggatggcttgagcccaggaggtcaaggctgcagtgacccatgattatgccactgccctctagcctggatgacaaagtgagaccctatttcaaaaactgaaaaaagcaaaagcaatagTAACATCAGTATCCTGCAAATATGatcttttttcatattaattcACATGATAATACAGTTGATGCAGTAGTACTTTATTTAAGATGTCTACATACAAGATAAAACTCTTCCTGGAATTCTGATTTGTAAGACAAACTCACCTTTGAAGAGGTACTGATCACACACAAGAAAGTATAGGAAAGGAGTTGAAAGctcacaaagaaaaacataaacaggCCTggcgcggcagctcacacctgtaattccagcactttgggaggccgaggccggtggatcacgaggtcaggagatggagaccatcctggctaaaacggtgaaacctcgtctctactgaaaaatacaaaaaattggccgggtgtggtggtgggtgcctgtcgtcccagctactcaggaagctgaggcaggagaatgtcgtgaaccggggaggcagagcttgcagtgagccgaaatggcgccactgcactccagcctgggcaacagggtgagactccgtctcaaaaaaaaaaaaaaggaaagaaagaaagaaatcgtAAACATAAACATATGCAGGAATCAGGAAGGAAGAAGGTAAGTGAAATAATATGAAA
This sequence is a window from Papio anubis isolate 15944 chromosome 5, Panubis1.0, whole genome shotgun sequence. Protein-coding genes within it:
- the LOC103885453 gene encoding protocadherin alpha-10 isoform X5; the encoded protein is MVSRCSCLGVQCALLSLLLLTAWEVGSGQLHYSVYEEAKHGSFVGRITQDLGLELAELVPRLFRVASKTHGDLLEVNLQNGILFVNSRIDREELCGRSAECSIHLEVIVDRPLQVFHVDVEVKDINDNPPRFSVTEQKLSIPESRLLDSRFPLEGASDADVGENALLTYELSPNEYFVLDTINKKDKDKFPVLVLRKLLDREENPQLKLLLTATDGGKPEFTASVSLLILVLDANDNAPIFDRPVYEVKMYENQVNQTLVIWLNASDSDEGINKEMMYSFSPLVPPMIRRKFWINERTGEIKVNDAIDFEDSNTYEIHVDVTDKGNPPMVGHCTVLVELLDENDNSPEVIVTSLSLPVKEDAQVGAVIALISVSDHDSGANGQVTCSLTPHVPFKLVSTYKNYYSLVLDSALDRERVSAYELVVTARDGGSPSLWATASLSVEVADVNDNAPAFAQSEYTVFVKENNPPGCHIFTVSARDADAQENALVSYSLVERRVGERALSSYVSVHSESGKVYALQPLDHEELELLQFQVSARDAGVPSLGSNVTLQVFVLDENDNAPALLASPAGSAGGSVSELVLRSVGAGHVVAKVRAVDADSGYNAWLSYELQLAAVGTRIPFRVGLYTGEISTTRTLDEDDLPHQRLLVLVKDHGEPALTATATVLVSLVEGSQAPKASSRASVGVAPEVALVDVNVYLIIAICAVSSLLVLTLLLYTALRCSAEPTESARGQVKPTLMCSSAMGSWPYSQQRRQRVCSGEGPPPPPPPPKTDLMAFSPSLPPCPVVDVDGEDQSIGGDHSRKPRQPNPDWRYSASLRAGMHSSVHLEEAGILRAGPGGPDQQWPTVSSATPEPEAGEVSPPVGAGVNSNSWTFKYGPGNPKQSGPGELPDKFIIPGSPAIISIRQEPTNNQIDKSDFITFGKKEETKKKKKKKKGNKTQEKKEKGNSTTDNSDQ